A section of the Ruania halotolerans genome encodes:
- a CDS encoding inositol-3-phosphate synthase, protein MTSIRVAIAGVGNCAASLVQGVHFYAGADPQGTVPGLMHVQFGPYHVRDIEFVAAFDVDAKKVGFDLSEAIGASENNTIRIADVPPLGVSVERGPTLDGIGKYYAEMIEESPAPAVDVAQRLREAKADVLICYLPVGSEDAAKFYAQAALDAGVAFVNALPVFIASDPVWAAKFTEAGVPIVGDDIKSQVGATITHRVLARLFQERGVVLDRTYQLNVGGNMDFKNMLERERLESKKISKTQSVTSNLKHDLGARNVHIGPSDYVQWLDDRKWAYVRLEGRAFGEVPLNLEYKLEVWDSPNSAGIIIDALRAAKIAKDRGIGGPVLSASGYFMKSPPEQYDDDLGRSKVEEFIAGE, encoded by the coding sequence ATGACCAGCATCCGCGTGGCGATCGCGGGGGTGGGCAACTGCGCCGCTTCCCTCGTCCAAGGCGTGCATTTCTACGCCGGCGCCGATCCGCAGGGCACCGTTCCGGGGCTCATGCACGTCCAGTTCGGCCCCTATCACGTGCGGGATATCGAGTTCGTTGCAGCCTTCGACGTCGATGCCAAGAAGGTGGGTTTCGATCTGTCGGAGGCGATCGGAGCCAGCGAGAACAACACCATCCGGATCGCGGACGTGCCCCCACTGGGGGTGAGCGTCGAGCGCGGGCCGACCCTGGACGGCATCGGTAAGTACTACGCAGAGATGATCGAGGAATCCCCGGCCCCCGCCGTCGATGTGGCCCAGCGACTGCGGGAGGCCAAGGCGGACGTGCTGATCTGCTATCTGCCCGTGGGCTCGGAGGACGCTGCGAAGTTCTATGCTCAGGCCGCTCTGGATGCCGGAGTGGCATTTGTGAATGCGCTCCCGGTGTTCATCGCCTCAGATCCGGTGTGGGCGGCAAAGTTCACCGAGGCCGGTGTGCCGATCGTGGGCGACGACATCAAGTCACAGGTAGGCGCGACCATCACGCACCGGGTCCTGGCCCGGTTGTTCCAGGAGCGTGGCGTCGTGCTGGACCGTACCTATCAGCTCAACGTCGGCGGCAACATGGACTTCAAGAACATGCTGGAGCGCGAGCGCCTGGAATCGAAGAAGATCTCCAAGACGCAGTCCGTCACGTCGAACTTGAAGCACGATCTCGGCGCCCGGAACGTGCACATCGGTCCCTCGGACTACGTGCAGTGGCTGGACGACCGCAAGTGGGCCTACGTGCGGCTCGAGGGTCGCGCCTTCGGCGAGGTGCCGCTGAACCTGGAGTACAAACTCGAGGTATGGGACTCCCCGAACTCGGCCGGCATCATCATCGATGCGCTACGTGCCGCGAAGATCGCCAAGGATCGCGGCATCGGCGGGCCAGTACTGTCTGCCTCGGGGTACTTCATGAAGTCCCCGCCGGAGCAGTACGACGATGATCTGGGCCGCTCGAAGGTGGAGGAGTTCATCGCGGGCGAGTGA
- a CDS encoding SipW-dependent-type signal peptide-containing protein — protein MSTIQSRPQRSRKIRAILAGGVVLGVGAAVTLAAWNDSEFTSGLFGAGSFNLQGSTTSATTGFTDHESADGAAALTFTAPFDNLAPEDVVYAPFWVRLAADTTSPANLALVAVDSTDDLAGNSANLSYAVYAIAPGAACDETATSGVELGSAATLADDTAVTGGSVALPVGDPTTDPGVATQLCTIVTAGADLEQGGQTTAVWQFTATSE, from the coding sequence ATGAGCACCATTCAGTCGCGCCCACAGCGCAGTCGTAAGATCCGCGCCATCCTCGCCGGTGGCGTCGTCCTCGGGGTGGGAGCCGCAGTCACGCTCGCCGCCTGGAATGACAGTGAGTTCACCTCGGGTCTGTTCGGCGCCGGATCCTTCAATCTGCAGGGATCGACCACCAGCGCCACCACCGGTTTTACCGATCATGAATCCGCCGATGGTGCCGCGGCACTGACTTTCACCGCGCCTTTCGACAACCTTGCCCCGGAGGATGTGGTCTACGCGCCATTCTGGGTTCGATTGGCAGCCGACACCACCAGCCCTGCGAATCTCGCACTTGTTGCGGTCGACTCCACCGATGACCTTGCCGGCAACTCGGCGAACCTGAGTTACGCCGTGTATGCGATCGCTCCGGGTGCTGCATGCGACGAAACTGCCACCTCGGGCGTCGAGCTCGGCTCTGCTGCGACTCTTGCGGACGATACGGCCGTGACCGGGGGTTCCGTGGCGTTGCCGGTGGGCGATCCCACCACTGACCCGGGTGTGGCGACCCAGCTGTGCACGATCGTGACGGCTGGCGCTGACCTCGAGCAGGGTGGCCAGACCACGGCTGTCTGGCAGTTCACCGCGACCTCCGAGTGA
- a CDS encoding SipW-dependent-type signal peptide-containing protein translates to MTAADEGAGRHGSGRRRANRARGGSHRGGLRRGGSGAGGRRTWLRVRALLAGGLVLGFGAAATVAAWNDSEFASGTVTASTFGIEGSVNGGTYAEHATSGEAATLAFSPALPALSPGDAGFMQFSVRTTAASTTGGTVGMQTPVVGGSSTLADALRYAVRVIPAGSACDAALFSNASAPVIVGNETALTAAVAANSRPLDAAAANEVSYCVRISMLTTAPTTVQGQTTTMTWQFLATSL, encoded by the coding sequence ATGACCGCTGCGGATGAGGGAGCGGGCCGGCACGGGAGCGGCCGCCGTCGGGCGAATCGTGCCCGTGGCGGTTCGCACCGTGGTGGTTTGCGCCGTGGTGGTTCCGGCGCGGGCGGACGCCGGACCTGGTTGCGCGTGCGCGCCCTGCTGGCCGGCGGTCTCGTGCTCGGATTCGGGGCCGCTGCCACGGTGGCGGCCTGGAACGACAGCGAGTTCGCCTCCGGTACGGTCACTGCGAGCACCTTCGGAATCGAGGGAAGCGTCAACGGTGGCACCTATGCCGAGCACGCCACCAGCGGCGAAGCGGCCACTCTCGCGTTCTCACCGGCACTGCCGGCGCTCTCGCCCGGCGATGCCGGGTTCATGCAGTTCTCGGTGCGCACCACGGCGGCCAGCACGACCGGCGGCACAGTGGGCATGCAGACTCCGGTGGTCGGTGGCTCGAGCACGCTCGCGGATGCGCTTCGCTATGCCGTACGGGTGATCCCCGCAGGCTCGGCCTGTGACGCCGCACTGTTCTCCAATGCCTCGGCACCGGTGATCGTGGGCAATGAGACGGCCCTGACGGCCGCTGTGGCGGCGAACTCACGGCCACTGGACGCTGCAGCTGCCAATGAGGTGTCCTACTGCGTGCGCATCTCGATGCTCACCACGGCGCCCACCACCGTGCAGGGCCAGACCACCACCATGACCTGGCAGTTCCTCGCGACGTCGCTATGA
- a CDS encoding zinc-binding dehydrogenase, with product MLAYEYGADSSLHLREKDLPQAADGEVTIDVVAAGICGTDLKIARGEHRLFPAGTVRVPGHESVGRIRENRSGRADLEPGTPVAIAPNIACGQCPPCRKDLGPLCEDYTSVGLTFDGGFAEVVRVTARGVAGGNVLPLPPGLDMVTAAMIEPVAAVVRGLRPLRLTSADTVLVCGAGPIGLTAVVLAKQAGVRRIIVSQTSAARRELAREYGADETIDPRAEDLVEKVFELTDGIGAEVVIAATPVHQVFTDAVRAAAKGGRVNFFAGLPSGKGEVTVDANLIHYRELLVTGSTANTAADCAEAMAIVAKAPEAFAALVTHQVPLREADRAFELAKSGEALKVLLEPQA from the coding sequence GTGCTGGCCTACGAGTATGGCGCCGATTCATCACTGCACCTACGGGAGAAGGACCTCCCGCAGGCCGCCGACGGCGAGGTGACGATTGACGTAGTGGCCGCAGGGATCTGCGGTACCGACCTGAAGATCGCTCGGGGTGAGCATCGCCTTTTCCCGGCCGGGACAGTGCGGGTACCTGGGCACGAATCGGTCGGTCGGATCCGGGAGAACCGGTCCGGGCGCGCCGATCTGGAGCCGGGCACGCCGGTGGCGATCGCACCGAACATCGCGTGCGGTCAGTGCCCGCCATGCCGCAAGGATCTGGGGCCGCTGTGCGAGGACTACACCTCGGTCGGGCTCACCTTCGACGGCGGATTCGCCGAGGTCGTGCGCGTCACCGCCCGCGGAGTCGCCGGAGGCAATGTGCTCCCGCTGCCGCCTGGGTTGGATATGGTCACCGCCGCGATGATCGAACCGGTCGCCGCCGTGGTGCGCGGACTGCGCCCACTGCGCCTGACCAGCGCGGACACGGTGCTGGTGTGCGGTGCGGGGCCGATCGGCCTGACGGCGGTGGTCCTCGCCAAGCAGGCCGGGGTGCGCCGCATCATCGTCAGCCAGACCTCAGCCGCCCGGCGTGAGCTGGCGCGGGAGTATGGCGCCGATGAGACCATCGATCCGCGAGCCGAGGACCTGGTGGAGAAGGTGTTCGAACTCACCGACGGCATCGGTGCCGAGGTGGTCATCGCCGCGACGCCGGTGCACCAGGTATTCACCGATGCGGTCCGCGCGGCCGCCAAGGGCGGCAGGGTGAACTTCTTCGCGGGCCTGCCCTCGGGCAAGGGTGAGGTGACCGTGGACGCGAACCTGATCCACTACCGCGAACTGTTGGTGACCGGGTCGACGGCGAACACCGCCGCGGACTGCGCGGAGGCCATGGCGATCGTGGCCAAGGCGCCCGAGGCCTTCGCCGCGCTGGTCACCCACCAGGTGCCGTTGCGGGAGGCAGACCGTGCCTTCGAGCTGGCCAAGTCTGGCGAGGCGTTGAAGGTCCTGCTCGAACCTCAGGCCTGA
- a CDS encoding zf-TFIIB domain-containing protein — MKCPTDGATLVMSERSGVEIDYCPTCRGVWLDRGELDKIIDRVGSTPGSPPAPPTSPPPAPPTSPPPAPAPAIPDPVYGSPFDDGPAPGPPPGVPGGVPGYGAPEYGMPGYDHPGYHQDDRRYDRRRDPRQRKRRESWLEDLFDFD, encoded by the coding sequence ATGAAGTGTCCGACCGATGGTGCCACTCTCGTGATGAGCGAGCGCAGCGGTGTCGAGATCGACTACTGCCCCACGTGCCGCGGCGTCTGGCTGGACCGTGGCGAGCTGGACAAGATCATCGATCGCGTGGGCAGCACCCCTGGTTCACCACCTGCGCCCCCCACATCACCACCGCCTGCGCCGCCCACATCACCGCCGCCTGCTCCTGCTCCAGCGATCCCGGACCCGGTGTACGGAAGCCCATTCGACGACGGTCCCGCCCCAGGGCCGCCTCCAGGCGTGCCCGGCGGTGTGCCTGGGTACGGCGCTCCTGAGTACGGGATGCCCGGGTACGACCACCCTGGCTACCACCAGGATGACCGGCGCTACGACCGCCGTCGGGATCCTCGCCAACGCAAGCGCCGGGAGAGCTGGCTGGAGGACCTCTTCGACTTCGACTGA
- a CDS encoding signal peptidase I, translated as MAEHTLRTRAARRSGWSRAGDALLTVLAAAGALCIVLVILAFTLNISLIMFSTGSMSPAIPAGSVALVREIPATEIEVGDVVTVDRAEGLPVTHRVTEVLDADGEQVTFTMQGDANADPDPAPYTVSQVRLVLGSVPHVASVIVRFQDPVVLGSLTLAAATLVTWAFWPRRTADPETEPRAGNQADPARAGSGPAHRA; from the coding sequence GTGGCTGAGCACACCCTTCGAACTCGCGCCGCCCGCCGTAGCGGATGGTCCCGCGCCGGCGATGCGCTGCTCACTGTGCTCGCCGCGGCCGGTGCCCTGTGCATCGTCCTGGTGATCCTCGCCTTCACCCTGAACATCTCGCTGATCATGTTCTCCACCGGCTCCATGTCGCCGGCCATCCCGGCCGGCTCGGTGGCCCTGGTGCGCGAGATTCCCGCCACCGAGATCGAGGTGGGGGACGTCGTCACCGTGGATCGCGCGGAGGGGCTGCCGGTGACGCACCGGGTCACCGAGGTGCTCGACGCCGACGGCGAACAGGTGACCTTCACCATGCAGGGTGACGCCAATGCGGACCCGGACCCGGCGCCGTACACCGTCTCCCAGGTTCGGCTCGTGCTGGGTTCGGTGCCCCATGTGGCCTCGGTGATCGTCCGGTTCCAGGATCCCGTGGTGCTCGGATCCCTGACCCTGGCAGCGGCCACCCTCGTCACCTGGGCGTTCTGGCCGCGTCGCACCGCCGATCCGGAGACCGAGCCACGGGCAGGGAACCAGGCAGATCCCGCGCGCGCGGGCAGCGGACCGGCGCACCGGGCCTGA